One window of Cryobacterium arcticum genomic DNA carries:
- a CDS encoding hemolysin family protein — protein MIVGWFLTAAILLVAFGGLMAAVDAAVTSQSRADIAELAVTARSKRSLRAIAADTGAHLNAINFVRIIAETTAAVLVTLVFATTIDQIWLALLLSALLMTAVSFVLVGASPRSVGRAHPKNLLVLTAVLVHFLRVLLGPVANALVALGNRVTPGRSRLATFTSEDQLLSMVDEATELDVIEEDDRELIHSIFEFSETVVREVMIPRTDMVTIDADATVGAAMGLFLSKGYSRVPVVDGEVDDVIGVLYLRDVSRLVYERPRNLESLTVRELAKAAQFVPESKKADALLRQMQLESNHLAMVVDEYGGIAGLVTLEDLIEELVGDISDEYDRDVVEIEDLGSGRFRVSARLPVDELGELFDLDLDDDEVDSVGGLLAKALGRLPVAGSEARTSGLILTAERTEGRRKRISTVLVEPDKALRDAQSAFLGMPDTEGAHGNDKRT, from the coding sequence ATGATCGTCGGGTGGTTCCTCACGGCCGCCATCCTGCTCGTCGCGTTCGGCGGGCTGATGGCCGCTGTCGACGCTGCGGTCACGTCCCAGTCCCGGGCCGACATCGCCGAACTCGCCGTCACCGCACGCTCCAAGCGGTCCCTGCGTGCCATCGCCGCCGACACCGGCGCGCACCTGAACGCCATCAACTTCGTGCGGATCATCGCGGAGACGACCGCGGCGGTGCTCGTGACCCTCGTGTTCGCCACCACCATCGACCAGATCTGGTTGGCCCTGCTGCTGTCGGCCCTGCTGATGACGGCCGTGTCGTTCGTGCTCGTCGGAGCCAGCCCGCGCAGCGTGGGCCGGGCGCATCCGAAGAACTTGCTCGTGCTCACGGCCGTTCTCGTGCATTTCTTGCGCGTGCTGCTCGGCCCGGTGGCCAACGCCCTCGTCGCCCTCGGCAACCGGGTCACCCCGGGACGCAGCCGGCTCGCCACCTTCACCTCGGAGGACCAGCTGCTCAGCATGGTCGATGAGGCCACCGAGCTGGACGTGATCGAGGAAGACGACCGCGAACTCATCCACTCGATCTTCGAATTCAGTGAGACCGTCGTGCGCGAGGTCATGATCCCGCGCACCGACATGGTCACCATCGACGCCGACGCCACCGTGGGTGCCGCCATGGGACTCTTCCTCAGCAAGGGCTACTCCCGGGTGCCCGTCGTGGACGGCGAGGTGGACGACGTCATCGGCGTGCTCTACCTGCGGGATGTCTCCCGTCTCGTCTACGAGCGTCCGCGCAACCTCGAGAGCCTCACGGTGCGGGAACTGGCCAAGGCCGCCCAGTTCGTGCCCGAGTCCAAGAAGGCCGACGCTCTGCTCCGCCAGATGCAGCTCGAATCCAACCACCTCGCCATGGTCGTCGACGAGTACGGCGGAATCGCCGGCCTGGTGACCCTCGAGGACCTCATCGAGGAACTCGTGGGCGACATCTCCGACGAGTACGACCGCGACGTCGTGGAGATCGAAGACCTGGGATCAGGGCGCTTCAGGGTGAGCGCCCGACTGCCCGTCGACGAACTCGGCGAGCTGTTCGACCTCGACCTCGACGACGACGAGGTCGACTCCGTCGGCGGCCTGCTCGCCAAGGCGCTCGGGCGGCTGCCCGTCGCCGGGTCCGAAGCGAGAACCAGCGGCCTCATCCTCACGGCGGAACGCACAGAAGGCCGCCGCAAACGAATCAGCACAGTGCTGGTTGAACCAGACAAGGCGTTGAGAGACGCACAGTCCGCATTCCTGGGAATGCCGGACACAGAAGGAGCACACGGCAATGACAAGAGAACCTGA
- the era gene encoding GTPase Era, with protein sequence MTREPDFRAGFVSFVGRPNVGKSTLTNALVGEKVAITSSKPQTTRRAIRGIVHQKDGQLILVDTPGIHRPRTLLGERLNSLVQSTLSGVDVVGLCIPANEPIGPGDKFINEQLDNFPRAKKVAIVTKIDMSSKTSVANQLLAVSQLRDWEAIVPISATSRIQLDVLSSELLRLLPLSDAPLYPADAVTDESLESRISEYIREAALEGVTDELPHSIAVTIDDIIERDDQELVEIYANLFVERDSQKGIIIGKSGGRLKDVGMRARKQIEPLVGKRVFLSLRVKVAKEWQRDPKQLGRLGF encoded by the coding sequence ATGACAAGAGAACCTGACTTCAGAGCGGGGTTCGTCTCCTTCGTCGGGCGCCCCAACGTGGGCAAGTCCACCCTGACCAACGCGCTGGTGGGGGAGAAGGTGGCGATCACGTCGTCGAAGCCGCAGACCACCCGTCGCGCCATCCGCGGCATCGTGCACCAGAAGGACGGCCAGCTGATCCTGGTCGACACCCCCGGTATCCACCGCCCGCGCACGCTGCTCGGCGAGCGGTTGAACAGCCTGGTGCAGTCCACGCTCAGTGGTGTCGACGTGGTCGGCCTGTGCATCCCGGCCAACGAGCCCATCGGCCCTGGTGACAAGTTCATCAATGAGCAGTTGGACAACTTCCCGCGCGCGAAGAAGGTGGCCATCGTCACCAAGATCGACATGTCCTCCAAGACCAGCGTCGCCAACCAGCTCCTCGCCGTTTCGCAGCTGCGCGACTGGGAGGCCATCGTGCCGATCTCGGCGACCAGCCGCATCCAGCTCGATGTGCTGAGCAGCGAACTGCTGCGGTTGCTGCCGCTCAGCGATGCACCGCTGTACCCCGCGGATGCCGTGACCGACGAGAGCCTGGAGTCCCGGATCTCCGAGTACATCCGCGAGGCCGCCCTCGAGGGCGTGACCGACGAACTGCCGCACTCGATCGCCGTCACGATCGACGACATCATCGAGCGCGACGACCAGGAGCTCGTGGAGATCTACGCCAACCTGTTCGTCGAGCGTGACAGCCAGAAGGGCATCATCATCGGCAAGTCCGGCGGCCGGCTCAAGGATGTGGGCATGCGGGCGCGCAAGCAGATCGAACCTCTCGTGGGCAAGCGGGTCTTCCTGTCCTTGCGCGTGAAGGTCGCCAAGGAATGGCAGCGCGACCCGAAGCAGCTGGGCCGCCTGGGCTTCTAA